One Rhododendron vialii isolate Sample 1 chromosome 2a, ASM3025357v1 genomic region harbors:
- the LOC131316464 gene encoding aquaporin NIP1-1, with translation MAEMAGMANGSGNGNHGVAVNIKDEDVNDHNSLAKSSTEDTSCFVTIPFIQKVIAEVLGTYFLIFAGCAAVVVNSDKDKVVSLPGISIVWGLAVMVMVYSIGHISGAHFNPAVTLAFATCKRFPWKQVPAYISAQVLGSTLASGTLRLIFNGNQDQFFGTLPGGSDWQSFVLEFIITFYLMFVISGVATDNRAIGELAGLAVGATVLLNVMFAGPISGASMNPARSLGPAIVSNHYRGIWIYMVAPPCGAIAGAWVYNIIRFTDRPLREITKSGSFLKGLGRTRSST, from the exons ATGGCTGAGATGGCGGGAATGGCGAACGGAAGTGGAAACGGAAACCACGGAGTGGCTGTGAATATAAAAGATGAGGATGTGAATGATCACAACTCTTTGGCCAAAAGCAGTACAGAGGATACAAGCTGCTTTGTTACTATTCCTTTTATCCAAAag GTGATAGCGGAGGTGTTAGGTACCTACTTCTTAATATTTGCCGGCTGCGCCGCCGTGGTGGTAAATTCAGACAAGGACAAGGTGGTGAGTTTGCCCGGAATATCTATAGTGTGGGGACTGGCTGTTATGGTCATGGTTTACTCCATTGGTCACATTTCTGGTGCCCATTTTAACCCTGCTGTCACCCTTGCTTTTGCTACCTGTAAGAGGTTCCCTTGGAAACAG GTACCAGCGTATATATCAGCACAAGTCCTGGGATCAACACTAGCAAGCGGAACTCTCCGGTTAATTTTCAACGGGAACCAAGACCAGTTTTTCGGAACACTTCCGGGCGGGTCCGACTGGCAATCTTTTGTGTTGGAATTCATCATCACATTCTACCTCATGTTTGTCATATCCGGTGTCGCGACTGATAACCGAGCT ATTGGAGAACTTGCTGGGCTTGCTGTTGGAGCTACCGTCTTGCTCAATGTCATGTTTGCCGG ACCTATTTCAGGAGCATCGATGAATCCAGCAAGGAGTTTGGGGCCAGCAATTGTGTCGAACCATTACAGAGGTATATGGATATACATGGTTGCACCTCCTTGTGGGGCTATAGCCGGAGCCTGGGTGTACAATATCATAAGGTTTACTGACAGGCCGCTGCGTGAAATTACAAAGAGTGGGTCTTTCCTCAAAGGCTTAGGACGCACTAGAAGCAGTACGTAG